A part of Amycolatopsis camponoti genomic DNA contains:
- a CDS encoding CBS domain-containing protein codes for MKARDIMTRPVVRVGPGTPVREAIVMLTEHCVAALPVVGEDDAVLGVFTEADALRSGVAGKGPAPDVLVCSTMTSPAETVGLDTDVTEIARRMLGDRLRSIPVVDDGVLVGIVSRRDMLSPLVRQDDSITSHLNALLSDYAGHRDRWTISVTGGMVTIRGAFTDEAERRVVTALAKTVHGVVGVELWEETSVTFGESRGAVGP; via the coding sequence ATGAAGGCACGCGACATCATGACGAGGCCGGTCGTGCGGGTCGGCCCGGGAACCCCGGTCCGCGAAGCCATCGTAATGCTCACCGAACACTGCGTCGCCGCCCTGCCGGTGGTGGGTGAGGACGACGCGGTGCTCGGTGTGTTCACCGAGGCAGACGCCCTTCGCAGCGGTGTCGCCGGGAAGGGCCCGGCGCCCGACGTCCTGGTGTGCTCCACGATGACGTCGCCCGCCGAGACGGTGGGCCTCGACACCGACGTCACCGAGATCGCCCGCCGCATGCTGGGGGACCGGCTGCGCAGCATCCCGGTGGTCGACGACGGCGTGCTCGTCGGCATCGTCAGCCGCCGCGACATGCTCAGCCCGCTGGTGCGCCAGGACGACTCGATCACCTCGCACCTCAACGCCCTGCTGTCCGACTACGCCGGTCATCGTGACCGGTGGACGATCTCCGTCACCGGCGGCATGGTGACGATCCGGGGTGCGTTCACTGACGAGGCCGAGCGCCGCGTCGTGACCGCGTTGGCGAAGACGGTCCACGGTGTGGTCGGCGTCGAGCTCTGGGAAGAGACCTCGGTGACTTTCGGCGAGTCCCGCGGGGCCGTTGGCCCCTAA
- a CDS encoding CBS domain-containing protein: MRARDLMTAPVITVHPWTSAKEAAELLSMHGFTALPVVDDDDRLIGIVTEADLIRGRIPVDPRHVHEHHEATSAGKTVGDLMTSPATAMSTGTDIADLCQALVDARIRAMPIVDGSAVVGIVTRGDIVRVLAREDVDIARDVKHRLEIYGGSGRWHVDVRDGCVHITDQFDDDTDRHVAELLALAVPGVVAADTAYAGEEQTR, encoded by the coding sequence ATGCGCGCACGCGACCTGATGACCGCGCCGGTGATCACCGTGCACCCGTGGACGTCCGCCAAGGAGGCGGCCGAGCTGCTGTCGATGCACGGCTTCACCGCCCTCCCCGTGGTCGACGATGACGACCGGCTGATCGGCATCGTCACCGAGGCCGACCTGATCCGCGGCCGGATCCCGGTGGATCCCCGGCACGTCCACGAGCACCACGAAGCCACGTCCGCGGGCAAGACGGTGGGGGACCTGATGACCAGTCCCGCCACCGCGATGAGCACCGGGACCGACATCGCCGACCTCTGCCAGGCGCTCGTGGACGCCCGGATCCGCGCGATGCCCATCGTCGACGGCTCGGCGGTCGTCGGCATCGTCACCCGCGGTGACATCGTGCGCGTGCTCGCGCGGGAGGACGTCGACATCGCCCGGGACGTCAAGCACCGCTTGGAGATCTACGGCGGCAGCGGCCGCTGGCACGTCGACGTCCGCGATGGCTGCGTGCACATCACCGACCAGTTCGACGACGACACCGACCGGCACGTCGCCGAGCTGCTGGCGCTGGCCGTGCCCGGTGTCGTCGCCGCCGACACCGCGTATGCGGGTGAGGAGCAGACACGATGA
- a CDS encoding universal stress protein produces MSATGNPPIVVAVDGSETAAAAALWAAGEAACRHASLLIYTAYGYEDAAFGGKMYPPSDWLAIKEAEADRLLRQTRATLEAAVPGLAIATEASDRGPVPGLLEVSERARILVTGEPVGAIAGLFSGSPDVDLAARAHCPVVTVRGSEKADGPVVVGADGSPLSEAAIAWAFEEASIRNAPLVALYTWHDGDTAGLFSDGNVAFQGESLQDSGRRLLAQRLAGWQEKYPDVQVERRVEHDKSRARLLDWSRDAQLVVVGSRGRGGFTGLVLGSTSQALLHHAACPVMVVRTEKEM; encoded by the coding sequence ATGAGCGCAACCGGAAACCCGCCGATCGTCGTCGCCGTGGACGGTTCGGAGACCGCCGCGGCGGCCGCATTGTGGGCGGCTGGGGAAGCAGCCTGCCGGCACGCGTCCCTGCTCATCTACACCGCCTACGGCTACGAAGACGCCGCGTTCGGCGGCAAGATGTACCCGCCGTCCGACTGGCTCGCCATCAAGGAAGCCGAAGCGGACCGGCTGCTGCGGCAGACCCGGGCCACGCTCGAGGCCGCCGTGCCGGGGTTGGCGATCGCGACCGAGGCGAGTGACCGCGGCCCGGTTCCGGGCCTGCTCGAAGTCTCGGAGCGAGCCCGGATCCTCGTCACCGGCGAGCCGGTCGGGGCGATCGCGGGCCTGTTCAGCGGCTCGCCCGACGTCGACCTCGCCGCCAGGGCGCATTGCCCGGTAGTCACGGTGCGAGGCTCGGAGAAGGCCGACGGCCCGGTGGTCGTGGGCGCCGACGGCAGCCCGCTGAGCGAAGCGGCGATCGCCTGGGCTTTCGAGGAGGCTTCGATCCGCAATGCCCCGCTCGTTGCGCTGTACACCTGGCACGACGGCGACACCGCCGGCCTGTTCAGCGACGGCAACGTCGCCTTCCAGGGCGAATCCCTTCAGGACTCCGGCCGGCGACTGCTCGCGCAGCGGCTGGCGGGCTGGCAAGAGAAGTACCCGGACGTCCAGGTCGAGCGCCGCGTCGAGCACGACAAGTCCCGCGCTCGTCTCCTCGACTGGAGCCGGGACGCACAGCTGGTCGTCGTCGGCAGCCGGGGCCGCGGTGGCTTCACCGGGCTGGTGCTCGGCTCGACGAGCCAGGCCCTGCTCCACCACGCGGCTTGCCCCGTGATGGTCGTCCGTACCGAAAAGGAGATGTGA
- a CDS encoding DUF4389 domain-containing protein codes for MTTPSSYPVRVEATLDEPLSRGLWLVKWLLAVPHYVVLAFLWFAYPFVTIAAFFAILVTGRYPRPLFEFTSGVLRWSWRVQYYSYAALGTDRYPPFTFADVPDYPARLEITYPEKLSRGLVLVKWWLLAIPHLVIVGLFAGGGSWLLFGNGSDDGFNWAAGGLVGVLVLVAGVVLLFTGRYPRPIFDFVLGMDRWVLRVAAYVSLMTDEYPPFRLDMGGTEAGHEPPHPQPHPVRPGSWTGGRIAAVVSGALLVLGAMGLLTGGGAALWADRTQRDADGYLTGATTLVASGYAVTTDPVQLPGAPDAVAAIGDVRIRATAIDGRPVFVGIGRSAEVAGYLASTEYTTVGGVADNRASDRVHPGGAPATPPGDAGVWTAAAAGPGAQSLSWPAGDGQWTAVVMNADGSRGISVRAEAGATAPGLGWIALGLLIAGAVVLAAGALLIGIAVHRASRRPGTPTIPEPSTVDM; via the coding sequence ATGACCACTCCGAGCAGTTACCCGGTCCGGGTCGAAGCGACCCTGGACGAACCCCTTTCCCGCGGGCTGTGGCTGGTCAAGTGGCTGCTGGCCGTCCCGCACTACGTCGTGCTGGCGTTCCTGTGGTTCGCCTACCCGTTCGTCACGATCGCCGCGTTCTTCGCCATCCTCGTGACCGGCCGCTACCCGCGTCCGCTCTTCGAATTCACGTCCGGGGTGCTGCGCTGGAGCTGGCGGGTGCAGTACTACTCCTACGCCGCGCTCGGCACCGACCGGTACCCGCCGTTCACCTTCGCCGACGTTCCGGATTATCCGGCCCGGCTCGAAATCACCTACCCCGAAAAGCTTTCGCGCGGCCTGGTGCTGGTGAAGTGGTGGCTGCTGGCCATCCCGCACCTCGTGATCGTGGGCCTGTTCGCCGGCGGCGGCAGCTGGCTGCTGTTCGGCAACGGCAGCGACGACGGCTTCAACTGGGCGGCCGGTGGTCTCGTCGGCGTGCTGGTGCTGGTCGCCGGGGTGGTGCTGCTGTTCACGGGCCGCTACCCGCGGCCGATCTTCGACTTCGTGCTCGGCATGGACCGCTGGGTCCTGCGGGTCGCGGCCTACGTGTCGCTGATGACCGATGAATACCCGCCGTTCCGGCTCGACATGGGTGGCACCGAAGCCGGCCACGAGCCACCCCACCCGCAGCCGCACCCGGTCCGGCCGGGAAGCTGGACCGGCGGGCGGATCGCCGCCGTGGTGTCCGGGGCTTTGCTGGTACTCGGCGCGATGGGCCTGCTGACCGGCGGCGGAGCCGCGCTGTGGGCCGACCGCACCCAGCGCGACGCCGACGGCTACCTCACCGGTGCCACGACGCTGGTGGCGAGCGGCTACGCGGTCACGACCGATCCGGTGCAGCTGCCCGGCGCGCCGGACGCCGTGGCGGCCATCGGCGACGTCCGGATCCGCGCCACCGCCATCGACGGCCGCCCGGTCTTCGTGGGCATCGGCCGATCCGCCGAGGTCGCCGGCTACCTGGCCTCGACCGAATACACGACGGTGGGCGGGGTGGCCGACAACCGCGCGAGCGACCGGGTGCACCCCGGCGGCGCGCCGGCCACCCCGCCCGGCGACGCCGGGGTGTGGACCGCGGCCGCGGCCGGGCCGGGCGCGCAGAGCCTGTCCTGGCCGGCGGGTGACGGGCAGTGGACCGCCGTCGTGATGAACGCCGACGGCTCCCGCGGGATCTCCGTGCGCGCCGAAGCCGGGGCGACCGCACCCGGGCTCGGCTGGATCGCCCTCGGCCTGCTGATCGCCGGCGCCGTGGTGCTGGCCGCCGGTGCCCTCCTGATCGGGATCGCCGTCCACCGCGCCTCGCGGCGACCGGGTACCCCCACCATCCCCGAGCCGTCCACTGTGGACATGTGA
- the ppk2 gene encoding polyphosphate kinase 2, which produces MAHKNKARIPRPVYEQELLRLQAELVKLQEWVRHEKARLVVVFEGRDAAGKGSTIKRVTEHLNPRVVRIAALPSPTERERTQWYFQRYIEHLPAAGEIVLFDRSWYNRAGVERVMGFCTPEEHRRFLQQTPIFERLLVDDGILLRKYWFSVSLDEQERRFRARIDDPMRRWKLSTIDLQSVTHWEDYSRAKDDMFVHTDTAESPWHVVESEEKRRGRLNMIAHLLASVPYSEVPRQAVSLPPRPEPTGYFRPDRRLQTYVPDHAATLVPR; this is translated from the coding sequence ATGGCCCACAAGAACAAGGCGCGGATCCCGCGGCCGGTCTACGAGCAGGAACTCCTGCGGCTGCAGGCAGAGCTGGTGAAGCTCCAGGAGTGGGTGCGCCACGAAAAAGCTCGCCTGGTCGTGGTGTTCGAGGGCCGGGACGCCGCCGGAAAGGGCAGCACGATCAAGCGGGTCACCGAGCACCTGAACCCGCGGGTGGTGCGGATCGCCGCGTTGCCGAGCCCGACCGAGCGAGAGCGCACGCAGTGGTACTTCCAGCGCTACATCGAGCACCTGCCCGCGGCCGGGGAGATCGTGTTGTTCGACCGAAGCTGGTACAACCGCGCCGGCGTCGAGCGTGTCATGGGGTTCTGCACCCCCGAGGAGCACCGGCGGTTCCTGCAGCAAACCCCGATCTTCGAGCGCCTGCTCGTCGACGACGGCATCCTGCTGCGCAAGTACTGGTTCTCCGTCAGCCTCGACGAACAGGAACGACGGTTCCGGGCCCGGATCGACGACCCGATGCGCCGCTGGAAACTCTCGACCATCGACTTGCAGTCGGTGACGCACTGGGAGGACTACTCGCGGGCGAAGGACGACATGTTCGTGCACACCGACACCGCCGAATCGCCCTGGCACGTAGTCGAAAGCGAGGAGAAGCGGCGCGGGCGGCTGAACATGATCGCGCACCTTCTCGCCAGCGTGCCCTACTCCGAGGTGCCCCGCCAGGCGGTCTCGCTACCGCCGCGCCCAGAACCGACCGGTTACTTCCGGCCGGACCGGCGATTGCAGACCTACGTTCCCGACCACGCGGCGACCCTGGTGCCGCGCTGA
- a CDS encoding Acg family FMN-binding oxidoreductase, giving the protein MDQYLPDAYTVRAAIALAVRAPSVHNTQPWDWRFSGRTAELRADAGRHLRNTDPDGRDLLVSCGCVLHHFAVAAAALGWAARIERLPEPGVLARIVLVPHDTRDGDIALAAAIPRRRSDRRRFAGRPLLVRDEVFLAKSATDHGALLRFLDAPSQLSALTGAAVAAQELHRADADYGTELATWSGRRYSPDGVPAQNAVQAVASAPRVRDFADAQLADTAESDGAVLTVLATRNDEPADRIRAGEAAGAVLLTATRLNLASCLITEPLELTSTRGLVRDCVLGGALEPQLVVRIGYLPEGAAPLPATPRRPIGEVLRPLAHPYGVGLPVPAELRGR; this is encoded by the coding sequence ATGGACCAGTACCTACCCGACGCGTACACGGTGAGGGCGGCCATCGCACTGGCTGTCCGCGCACCGTCGGTGCACAACACCCAGCCCTGGGACTGGCGGTTCAGCGGCCGCACGGCCGAGCTGCGCGCCGACGCCGGCCGTCACCTGCGGAACACCGATCCCGACGGGCGCGACCTGCTCGTCAGCTGTGGATGCGTGCTGCACCACTTCGCCGTCGCGGCTGCCGCGCTCGGCTGGGCGGCCCGGATCGAGCGGCTGCCCGAGCCCGGTGTGCTGGCCCGGATCGTGCTGGTCCCGCACGACACCCGCGACGGCGACATCGCCCTGGCCGCGGCGATCCCTCGCCGCCGGTCGGACCGCCGCCGGTTCGCCGGGCGCCCGCTGCTGGTGCGCGACGAGGTGTTCCTCGCGAAGAGCGCCACCGACCACGGCGCGCTGTTGCGTTTCCTCGACGCCCCTTCGCAGCTGTCGGCGTTGACCGGCGCGGCCGTGGCGGCCCAGGAACTGCACCGGGCCGACGCGGACTACGGCACCGAACTCGCGACCTGGAGCGGCCGGCGCTACAGCCCCGACGGTGTGCCGGCGCAGAACGCGGTCCAGGCGGTCGCCTCCGCACCGCGCGTCCGCGACTTCGCCGACGCACAGCTCGCCGACACCGCAGAATCGGACGGTGCGGTCCTGACCGTGCTCGCCACCAGGAACGACGAACCGGCCGACCGGATCCGCGCGGGCGAAGCGGCCGGCGCGGTGCTGCTGACCGCGACCCGGCTGAACCTCGCGTCCTGCCTGATCACCGAGCCCTTGGAGCTGACGAGCACGCGCGGCCTGGTCCGCGACTGCGTCCTCGGCGGTGCATTGGAACCCCAGCTCGTCGTGCGGATCGGATACCTCCCCGAAGGTGCGGCACCGCTGCCGGCGACCCCGCGGCGCCCGATCGGCGAGGTGCTGCGGCCGCTCGCCCACCCGTACGGCGTGGGGCTTCCGGTTCCGGCCGAGCTGCGCGGCCGGTAG
- a CDS encoding flavodoxin domain-containing protein translates to MASRHGATREIAENIATAARTALTDAGVWSEVEVRDASLVTSVDGFDAVVLGSAVYMGHWLDPAAKFAETFADELRRVPVWVFSSGPVGERGDPADEPGNAADVVMRLGARGHRLFGGKLDRHSLHLPERAMVAALRVKDGDYRDWPSIRAWGREIGVSLATAEVAGTAS, encoded by the coding sequence GTGGCCAGCCGGCATGGCGCCACCAGGGAAATCGCCGAGAACATCGCCACCGCGGCCCGCACCGCGCTGACCGACGCCGGGGTGTGGTCGGAGGTCGAAGTCCGGGACGCGAGCCTGGTGACTTCGGTCGACGGCTTCGACGCCGTGGTCCTCGGGTCCGCCGTCTACATGGGACACTGGCTCGACCCGGCCGCGAAGTTCGCGGAGACTTTCGCGGACGAACTCCGCCGCGTTCCGGTCTGGGTGTTCTCCAGCGGACCCGTCGGCGAGCGGGGCGACCCGGCCGACGAACCGGGCAACGCCGCCGACGTGGTCATGCGGCTCGGCGCCCGGGGGCACCGGCTCTTCGGTGGCAAGCTCGACCGTCACTCGCTGCACCTGCCGGAACGCGCCATGGTCGCTGCCCTGCGGGTCAAGGACGGCGACTACCGCGACTGGCCGTCGATTCGGGCCTGGGGCCGGGAGATCGGCGTGAGCCTGGCGACGGCCGAAGTGGCGGGGACCGCGTCATGA
- a CDS encoding CBS domain-containing protein, producing MNVGRVSAVMTADPITVSAQTPFKDIAQLLTGNGISAVGVVDKTGALVGVVSEADLLPHLWEDRKPRWRDRRLARKATACVAKDLMTSPAVTIDAEATLAAAAAQFARTGVRRLFVLRNGKVAGVLARRDLVAVFTRGDGDLEREVSERVLRDQLGLGPDRVRIEVRAGIVTVVGRVERRSDIDPVTRLIEELSGVVEVRNRLDYVWNDVA from the coding sequence ATGAACGTCGGCAGGGTTTCCGCGGTGATGACCGCCGATCCGATCACTGTTTCCGCGCAGACGCCCTTCAAGGACATCGCCCAGCTGCTCACCGGCAATGGGATCAGCGCCGTCGGGGTGGTCGACAAGACCGGCGCCTTGGTCGGTGTCGTTTCGGAGGCGGACCTCCTGCCGCACTTGTGGGAGGACCGCAAACCCCGGTGGCGCGACCGCCGGCTGGCCCGCAAGGCCACGGCGTGCGTCGCGAAGGACCTGATGACCAGCCCCGCCGTCACGATCGACGCCGAGGCGACGCTCGCCGCGGCCGCCGCGCAGTTCGCGCGCACCGGCGTGCGCCGGTTGTTCGTGCTGCGCAACGGAAAGGTGGCGGGCGTGCTGGCACGCCGTGACCTGGTGGCGGTCTTCACCCGCGGCGACGGCGACCTCGAGCGCGAGGTCAGCGAACGGGTGCTGCGGGATCAGCTCGGTCTCGGGCCGGACCGGGTCCGCATCGAGGTGCGGGCCGGGATCGTCACGGTCGTCGGCCGGGTGGAGCGCCGCAGCGACATCGACCCGGTGACCCGGCTGATCGAGGAGCTGTCCGGGGTGGTCGAGGTGCGCAACCGCCTGGACTACGTCTGGAACGACGTGGCTTGA
- a CDS encoding heavy metal translocating P-type ATPase codes for MPHPTDPLAHAEKASPSRLREVALLAAVLVLVAAGGAAWWAGADTAANVVWATADAVTLVPAVVWVAADLRARRWGADLLAVLALAATVAVGEYLAGAIVAAMVATGRVLEAGARRRASRNLTALLDRAPRVTHLRTETGHETVPVDVVRPGQLIVVLPGEVVPVDGVLPNGGTFDESALTGEPLPVSRPAGDTVHSGVVNAGAAVEVRASAAATDSAYAGVVRLAEQAAARTARVARVADRVAIWFLPASLLIAALAWALTGEAGRAVAVLVTATPCPLLLAVPIAVTGGMSRASKAGVVVKDGAALEALGRAAVLLMDKTGTVTRGRPEITDVVCAPGHDVTEVLEHAAGVEQYSPHVLAAAVVRAAAAAGVGPAPAEDVSEQPGSGVGGRVRGRRVSVGRPPSGTDLPAWALGAARRGRLDLASVLWVEFDGEPVAALLAKDPIRADAARTMRRLRAAGIGEIRLLTGDRVDNAREVAAMLGLDAVHAEVTPAEKVRAVEAASTFGVTVMTGDGVNDAPALAAADVGVALGSRGATAAAQAADAVILDDRLDRLADAAEIARRSRRLAVQSAVAGTLLSIVAMLAAAGGFLVPVAGALVQEAIDVAVILNALRALRGAKPGGPAPAGLVRRFESEHERLLPARIAVRQAADALAGGATPAADQAARTAARLLTEQLLPHEEAEESELYPALARALGGLEGTVTMSREHAEIGRLARRLGRHLAEAPDGIQPDQVDDLRATLYGLDAVLTLHFAQEEEAYFTLPSA; via the coding sequence GTGCCGCACCCGACCGATCCGCTCGCCCACGCGGAGAAGGCCAGCCCGTCGAGGCTGCGCGAGGTCGCGCTGCTCGCGGCGGTCCTGGTCCTCGTGGCCGCCGGCGGAGCCGCGTGGTGGGCGGGCGCGGACACCGCCGCCAACGTCGTGTGGGCGACCGCGGACGCCGTCACGCTGGTGCCGGCGGTGGTGTGGGTCGCGGCCGACTTACGCGCCCGCCGCTGGGGTGCCGACCTGCTCGCCGTCCTCGCTCTGGCGGCCACCGTGGCGGTCGGGGAGTACCTGGCCGGCGCGATCGTCGCGGCGATGGTCGCCACCGGCCGGGTGCTGGAGGCCGGTGCGAGGCGGCGGGCGAGCCGGAACCTCACGGCGCTGCTGGACCGCGCGCCGCGCGTGACCCACCTGCGCACTGAAACCGGGCACGAGACGGTGCCGGTCGACGTCGTGCGGCCCGGGCAGCTGATCGTCGTGCTGCCGGGCGAGGTGGTGCCGGTCGACGGCGTGCTTCCCAACGGCGGCACCTTCGACGAGTCGGCGCTGACCGGCGAGCCCCTGCCGGTGTCCCGGCCCGCGGGTGACACCGTCCACAGCGGAGTGGTGAACGCCGGGGCAGCGGTCGAGGTGCGGGCGAGCGCGGCGGCCACCGACAGCGCTTACGCCGGTGTCGTGCGCCTCGCCGAGCAGGCCGCGGCCCGCACCGCGCGAGTGGCCCGGGTCGCCGACCGCGTCGCGATTTGGTTCCTGCCTGCGTCCCTGCTGATCGCCGCGCTGGCCTGGGCACTGACCGGGGAAGCCGGGCGCGCGGTCGCCGTGCTGGTGACCGCGACGCCGTGCCCGCTGCTGCTGGCCGTCCCGATCGCGGTCACCGGCGGTATGTCCCGGGCGTCGAAGGCGGGCGTGGTCGTCAAGGACGGCGCGGCGCTCGAAGCCCTGGGCCGGGCCGCGGTGCTGCTGATGGACAAGACCGGCACCGTCACGCGGGGCCGGCCCGAGATCACCGACGTCGTCTGCGCGCCGGGCCACGACGTGACCGAGGTCCTCGAGCACGCCGCCGGGGTGGAGCAGTACTCGCCGCACGTGCTGGCCGCGGCTGTGGTGCGAGCCGCGGCCGCGGCCGGCGTCGGTCCGGCCCCGGCCGAGGACGTTTCGGAACAGCCGGGCTCCGGCGTCGGGGGCCGGGTCCGCGGCCGCCGGGTCAGCGTGGGCCGCCCGCCCTCGGGGACGGACCTGCCGGCCTGGGCGCTCGGCGCGGCCCGTCGTGGCCGGCTCGACCTCGCCTCCGTGCTGTGGGTCGAGTTCGACGGCGAGCCCGTCGCGGCGCTGCTGGCGAAGGACCCGATCCGGGCCGATGCCGCCCGGACGATGCGCCGGCTGCGTGCGGCCGGGATCGGCGAGATCCGGCTGCTCACCGGCGACCGGGTGGACAACGCGCGCGAGGTGGCCGCGATGCTCGGCCTCGATGCCGTCCACGCCGAGGTCACCCCGGCGGAGAAGGTTCGAGCGGTCGAAGCCGCGAGCACGTTCGGGGTGACCGTGATGACCGGGGACGGCGTCAACGACGCGCCCGCGCTGGCCGCCGCGGACGTCGGTGTCGCGCTTGGCTCCCGGGGTGCCACCGCGGCGGCGCAGGCCGCGGATGCGGTGATCCTCGACGACCGGCTGGACCGGCTCGCCGACGCCGCGGAGATCGCCCGCCGCTCGCGACGGCTCGCGGTGCAGAGCGCCGTGGCCGGGACACTGCTGTCGATCGTGGCCATGCTCGCCGCTGCCGGGGGCTTCCTGGTGCCGGTCGCCGGGGCGCTGGTGCAGGAGGCCATCGACGTCGCGGTGATCTTGAACGCGTTGCGCGCGCTGCGGGGCGCGAAGCCCGGCGGCCCGGCACCGGCCGGGCTGGTCCGGCGGTTCGAATCCGAGCACGAGCGCCTGCTGCCCGCACGGATCGCGGTCCGGCAGGCGGCCGACGCGCTGGCCGGCGGCGCGACGCCGGCCGCGGACCAGGCCGCCCGCACGGCGGCACGGCTGCTGACCGAGCAGTTGCTGCCGCACGAAGAGGCCGAGGAGTCCGAGCTGTACCCGGCGCTGGCCCGAGCGCTGGGCGGCCTCGAGGGCACGGTCACGATGAGCCGCGAGCACGCCGAGATCGGCCGGCTCGCCCGCCGGCTGGGGCGGCACCTCGCGGAGGCGCCGGACGGGATCCAGCCCGACCAGGTCGACGACCTCCGGGCCACGCTCTACGGGCTGGACGCCGTGTTGACGTTGCACTTCGCGCAGGAGGAGGAAGCGTATTTCACGCTTCCGTCGGCCTGA
- a CDS encoding universal stress protein has product MSATATRPVVAGVDASAASLAAIPWAAREAAYRDTTLRLVHACVFEGAPPRAHESELLLEHVHRALRRGAEIAREAAPGVRLETHVRLGLAVDLLLAESAGAGLVVLGSHGLGGLRGALIGSVALRVAAEAACPVAVVRGHARPGGPVVVGLDPTESSEHALQFALDEASARHAPVLVVHAFPDGTEATEQRGLEARVATWARKYPALTISSHAVRNRNPSHALLEAAPAAQLIVVGTRGRGPVAGGVLGSTGNALLAHAACPVAVVH; this is encoded by the coding sequence ATGAGTGCAACCGCGACCCGGCCGGTGGTCGCCGGGGTGGACGCCTCGGCGGCCTCGCTCGCCGCGATTCCTTGGGCTGCAAGGGAAGCGGCGTACCGCGACACGACGTTGCGATTGGTGCACGCCTGCGTCTTCGAAGGGGCGCCACCCAGGGCGCACGAGTCGGAACTGCTGCTCGAGCACGTCCACCGCGCGCTCCGCCGCGGTGCCGAGATAGCCCGCGAGGCGGCTCCGGGAGTTCGGCTCGAGACGCACGTCCGGCTCGGTCTAGCGGTCGACCTGCTGCTGGCCGAGTCGGCCGGTGCGGGCCTCGTCGTCCTGGGCTCCCACGGGCTGGGTGGTCTGCGGGGTGCCCTGATCGGCTCGGTGGCCCTGCGGGTCGCCGCAGAAGCCGCGTGCCCCGTGGCGGTCGTGCGGGGGCACGCCCGTCCGGGTGGTCCCGTGGTCGTCGGGCTGGACCCGACCGAGTCGAGCGAACACGCACTGCAGTTCGCACTCGACGAGGCCTCGGCGCGCCACGCGCCGGTGCTCGTCGTGCACGCCTTCCCCGACGGCACCGAGGCCACCGAACAGCGGGGCCTGGAAGCGCGCGTCGCGACCTGGGCGCGGAAGTACCCGGCGCTGACGATCTCTTCCCACGCGGTGCGGAACCGGAACCCTTCGCACGCCCTCCTGGAGGCGGCGCCCGCGGCCCAGCTGATCGTCGTCGGCACCCGTGGCCGCGGTCCGGTCGCCGGCGGGGTGCTGGGTTCGACCGGGAACGCCCTGCTCGCGCACGCGGCCTGCCCGGTCGCGGTCGTGCACTGA
- a CDS encoding universal stress protein: MSGFTDGAIVAGIDGSSSAVQAAVWAGAEARHRGRPLRLVQIYALPPVKAPVAFGTHEQVRAGLAERAEGWLAEARDAVLAEHAGLDVTTAAREWSPVTALVQESQHAELIVLGSRGLGGFTGLLVGSTAVAVAAHAHCPIVVARGRTLHDAPPDAGPVLVGADGSPDSEAAIAFACEEARLRGTGLIAVHTWSDVLADGMLRAHPLQEDPAKIAAEERVKLAEQVVGWQRKYPDLVIELEVTRGRPVQTLLERGEHAQLIVVGCRGRGGFTGMLLGSTSQALIAHSPCPVAVVRPQQTGSGT, translated from the coding sequence ATGTCCGGGTTCACTGACGGCGCGATCGTCGCCGGGATCGACGGCTCGTCCTCGGCGGTGCAAGCTGCCGTCTGGGCGGGCGCCGAGGCCCGCCACCGCGGCCGCCCGCTTCGCCTCGTCCAGATCTACGCGCTGCCGCCGGTGAAGGCTCCGGTCGCGTTCGGCACACACGAGCAGGTCCGCGCCGGGCTGGCCGAGCGAGCCGAAGGCTGGCTGGCCGAAGCGCGGGACGCGGTCTTGGCCGAGCACGCCGGTCTCGACGTCACCACCGCCGCCCGGGAGTGGAGCCCGGTCACCGCTCTCGTCCAGGAGTCGCAGCACGCCGAACTGATCGTGCTCGGCTCACGCGGGCTGGGCGGCTTCACCGGCCTGCTCGTCGGCTCGACCGCCGTCGCCGTGGCGGCACACGCGCACTGCCCGATCGTGGTGGCCCGCGGCCGGACCCTGCACGACGCGCCGCCGGACGCCGGACCCGTGCTCGTCGGCGCCGACGGCTCGCCCGACAGCGAGGCCGCGATCGCGTTCGCCTGCGAAGAGGCGCGGCTGCGTGGCACCGGCCTCATCGCGGTGCACACCTGGAGTGACGTCCTCGCGGACGGCATGCTCCGGGCGCACCCGCTGCAGGAGGATCCGGCGAAGATCGCGGCGGAGGAGCGCGTCAAGCTGGCCGAGCAGGTGGTGGGCTGGCAGCGGAAGTACCCGGACCTGGTGATCGAGCTCGAGGTCACCCGCGGGCGCCCGGTACAGACGCTGCTGGAACGCGGCGAGCACGCGCAGCTGATCGTGGTCGGCTGCCGCGGCCGCGGCGGGTTCACCGGCATGCTGCTCGGCTCGACGAGCCAAGCGCTGATCGCGCACTCGCCGTGCCCGGTGGCGGTCGTCCGACCTCAGCAAACCGGCAGCGGGACGTGA